The Oncorhynchus gorbuscha isolate QuinsamMale2020 ecotype Even-year unplaced genomic scaffold, OgorEven_v1.0 Un_scaffold_1582, whole genome shotgun sequence genome contains a region encoding:
- the LOC124023312 gene encoding KH homology domain-containing protein 4-like: MSSGMTGQTPCLTNSSRWDQPAQPKTRVDVMQGFASSAQTCASATTTPQSAQHPVAGPMPAAQGGGVEMAAAMAAKINAMLMAKGKLMVPPPLPGKIPLCMSAATSGDETVVTEVDINDVPINSRNLLTKGKTQEEIRQFSGAVVSTRGHYMTSAEKSHGKGVERPLYLHVQGKSQDEVNKAVLRIKEIISEDVLRTAAALGSQLRPVIPPLPLYPQPPRPMTAPHLPRMPSVNPPVPHGHRPAAPHQGSFVHVKIFVGLDQSLPSFNVNEKVEGPAGMYLGHIQTETGARVFLRGKGSGYIEQASRRESFEPLYVYISHPYSTGLEAAKKLTESLLETVRAEHRHMVSIYTATGSTQPYPAHGYPANSSYSSQGWYSSGYPGCNGLSGGYAASTSYPTPPGPSGYWTSAASGQPSQSNLSTNPPSSQAMVQYPVCPRKTHPYLLQDPGCSDPTETDQTETDLSSSSSPQTGAGSPKRRFQEKTEDARASQPASSSPEAPVREKSPPLPPAQREEESGQGAERMLMPPPLPVFLAPGPVARKRPRETAVPEVPPSLPPRTLGPVAHKRPKETAVPEVPPSLPPRTLGPVAHKRPRETAVPEVPPSLPPSAPASQDCPQEVKKTKVVENPSCLVPYGGDSSDEGEDS, encoded by the exons ATGTCTTCTGGGATGACTGGACAGACACC GTGCCTAACCAATAGCAGCAGATGGGATCAGCCTGCTCAGCCCAAAACGAGGGTAGACGTCATGCAAGGCTTCGCTTCCTCTGCCCAGACCTGCGCATCGGCCACTACAACCCCTCAATCAGCCCAGCACCCTGTAGCTGGCCCCATGCCAGCAGCACAAGGGGGAGGTGTGGAGATGGCTGCTGCTATGGCTGCTAAGATCAACGCTATGCTGATGGCCAAGGGGAAACTGATGgttcctccaccactacctggcAAG ATCCCTCTGTGTATGTCGGCTGCCACTAGTGGAGACGAGACTGTGGTGACGGAGGTGGATATCAACGATGTGCCCATCAACAGCAGAAACCTGCTCACCAAAGGGAAAACACAGGAAGAG ATCCGTCAGTTCAGCGGTGCAGTCGTCTCAACCAGAGGCCACTACATGACCAGTGCAGAGAAGTCCCATGGAAAGGGAGT AGAAAGGCCCTTGTATTTACACGTCCAGGGGAAGAGCCAAGACGAGGTCAATA AGGCAGTGCTGAGGATAAAGGAGATCATCTCTGAGGATGTGTTGAGGACAGCTGCAGCGTTAGGATCCCAGCTGAGACCCGTCATACCCCCCCTGCCTCTCTACCCCCAGCCCCCTCGCCCCATGACTGCCCCACACCTACCCAGGATGCCTAGTGTCAACCCTCCTGTGCCACATGGACACCGGCCCGCCGCGCCACACCAAGGG AGTTTTGTGCACGTCAAGATTTTTGTGGGTCTGGACCAGTCCCTGCCCTCGTTCAATGTGAACGAGAAGGTGGAGGGGCCTGCGGGGATGTACCTGGGACACATCCAGACAGAGACGGGAGCCAGAGTGTTCCTCAGGGGGAAAGGCTCGGGGTACATAGAGCAGGCCTCACGACGGGAGTCCTTCGAACCACTCTACGTCTACATCAG CCATCCCTACTCCACGGGGCTGGAAGCTGCCAAGAAACTCACAGAGAGCCTGTTGGAGACT GTGAGAGCTGAACATAGGCACATGGTGTCCATCTACACAGCCACCGGCTCCACCCAAc CATACCCAGCTCATGGATACCCAGCTAATAGCTCTTACTCTAGCCAGGGCTGGTACAGCAGTGGTTACCCAGGGTGTAACGGGCTGTCTGGGGGCTATGCTGCCTCTACCAGCTACCCCACACCGCCAGGACCCTCTGGCTATTGGACTAGTGCTGCTAGTGGTCAGCCCAGTCAATCTAACCTGTCGACAAACCCTCCATCTTCTCAGGCTATGGTTCAGTATCCTGTCTGTCCCAGGAAGACACACCCATACCTATTGCAG GACCCTGGTTGCAGTGACCCAACGGAGACTGACCAGACGGAGACTGACCTGTCGTCATCCAGCTCCCCTCAGACAGGGGCAGGAAGTCCTAAGCGGCGCTTTCAGGAAAAGACTGAGGATGCGCGGGCCTCTCAG cctgcCAGCAGCTCACCTGAGGCCCCGGTGAGAGAGaagtctcctcctctacctccagctcagagagaggaagagtcgGGACAAGGAGCTGAAAG gATGTTGATgccacctcctctccctgtgtttctGGCCCCTGGCCCTGTGGCACGAAAGAGACCCAGGGAGACAGCAGTACCAGAGGTCCCACCCAGTCTACCACCCAGAACCCTCGGCCCTGTGGCACACAAGAGACCCAAGGAGACAGCAGTACCAGAGGTCCCACCCAGTCTACCACCCAGAACCCTCGGCCCTGTGGCACACAAGAGACCCAGGGAGACAGCAGTACCAGAGGTCCCACCCAGTCTACCACCGAGCGCCCCTGCATCACAGG ATTGTCCTCAGGAGGTGAAGAAGACGAAGGTAGTGGAGAACCCTTCATGCCTAGTACCCTACGGTGGGGACTCTTCTGATGAGGGAGAGGACTCCTAG